The genomic window GACCTGTGGCACAGAATGTACAAGTAAGGCTGCAACCTGCCTGAGAAGAAATGCACAAAGTGTACCTTTCATCTTCAGGAACGGGGATTAGAACAGATTCAATTTTGAGATTGTCGTGTAAATTAAATCTATATTTTCTTGTTCCGTCAAAACTGATCTGCATCTTGTCCAAGGCGAGTGTATGCATTTCAAAAACATCCTTAAGCTTTTGTCTGTCTGTCAAAGAGAGATTTGACATTTCGTCAATGGATCGGATTCCGTGTTTCCAAAGCCATTCATTCACTTGTGAAATGCGATATTTTTTCCACCCGAAACTGATTAGAATATTTTGTAGCTCTTCATCGCTGAGAGTCAGGATATCTTTCTTTTGAATTGTACTCATTGGAAGTCGCAAAGGTAAAATAGTTTGTTATGGAATCAAAACAAAAATTAACTTAGAAACGTTAATGCTTCTATTTATAAAAAGAAATTTGTGAAATTGAGATTATTCTTTTTCTGTATAATATTCTTGATAGCAGCAATAGGAAAGTCACAATCTGTCCCTGCGCCTCCGGATTATTCAATTGAAGAAAATTGGGCTGCTTTGCCATCAAGATTTGATTCGGCTGATATCTCTCCATCAGATTTAAAGGATCTGCAGCAATTTGCAGAAGCAGATGTGTTTTTTATTCATCCTACAACGAATATTTCTAAAATATTTGTTAATTGGAATGCTGATGTCAATGACGAAAAGCTTAATCACAAGACAGATCAAACAACAATAAAATATCAAGTAAGTGCTTTTAATGGTGCAGGTAAAATTTATTGTCCCAGATATCGTCAAGCGCACATCAGAGCATTTTTTACTTCCGACACCGCAGAAGGAAATGCTGCTTTGGACCTTGCTTACTCAGACGTTAGAGCAGCATTCATTTATTATTTAAATCACTATAATCAAAAGCGGCCTATTATCATTGCAGCACATAGTCAAGGTGGATTGCATGCGATAAGATTGTTGCACGAATTTTTTGATGACAGCCCATTGCAGAATAGACTTGTAGTAGCATATATCATGGGTTATCCCGTTAGACAAAATGAATACAAAAATATTCCGGTCTGTAAAACCCCCGAACAAACAGGTTGTTTTTGCAGTTGGCGAACTTTTAAAGTGGGGCATGAGTTGCCTAAGAGATTTGAAGATTATCCCGTAGATATCACAAATCCTGTAAGTTGGTCAACTTCACGCGATGTTGTGCCAAAGGAAATGCATAAAGGAATGCTGATCACTCATTTTAATGAAGGTACAAAAGGCTCTCAGTTGCAAACACAGATACATCGCAATATTTTATGGGTAAACAAACCAAAGTTTAAAGGAAGTTTTTTGTATACAGGAGCTAACTTTCATCGGGGAGATGTAAATTTGTTTTACAAGGACATTTATGAAAATGCGAAATTGCGAGTACGTATGTTTTTTAAATCTTAAACGATGTTTCTATTATTCATTAACAAGTTTAGT from Saprospiraceae bacterium includes these protein-coding regions:
- a CDS encoding DUF3089 domain-containing protein; this translates as MKLRLFFFCIIFLIAAIGKSQSVPAPPDYSIEENWAALPSRFDSADISPSDLKDLQQFAEADVFFIHPTTNISKIFVNWNADVNDEKLNHKTDQTTIKYQVSAFNGAGKIYCPRYRQAHIRAFFTSDTAEGNAALDLAYSDVRAAFIYYLNHYNQKRPIIIAAHSQGGLHAIRLLHEFFDDSPLQNRLVVAYIMGYPVRQNEYKNIPVCKTPEQTGCFCSWRTFKVGHELPKRFEDYPVDITNPVSWSTSRDVVPKEMHKGMLITHFNEGTKGSQLQTQIHRNILWVNKPKFKGSFLYTGANFHRGDVNLFYKDIYENAKLRVRMFFKS